One region of Chitinophaga varians genomic DNA includes:
- a CDS encoding cyclic nucleotide-binding domain-containing protein, whose amino-acid sequence MHTILLISTKKAAATAIRDMLVLQGYEVLSASTGITGIETARLHLPDLILCEMAMEGTDGPAVLDILRQDTRFLPVPFIMLADKYEPHAFRTVMNQGADDYLVKPYTSHDLVQTIVNRLKKKELLYAHQPETENDFKSVITRFLEDRNTIRAAAHEEIYREGGTPRYLYYIMSGKVKTVKTHEDGKDLVIGLYNTGDFFGYIALLEEETYKATAVVMEDAEIALIPKDDAIALFDHSPLIIQRFVRLLARNVTEKEERLLGIAYNTLRKKVASALIHLRNKYQADRSANYTIDIARDELAALAGTATESLIRTLSEFRSEKLIAIKGSSITLQQPGRLEEIAYH is encoded by the coding sequence ATGCATACCATTTTACTGATCTCGACCAAAAAAGCTGCGGCCACAGCTATACGCGATATGCTGGTGTTACAGGGCTACGAAGTACTGTCGGCCTCCACTGGTATAACCGGCATTGAAACAGCCCGGCTGCACCTGCCGGACCTGATACTCTGTGAAATGGCCATGGAAGGTACCGACGGGCCGGCGGTCCTGGACATCCTAAGGCAAGACACCCGTTTTCTGCCGGTGCCTTTTATCATGCTGGCAGACAAGTATGAACCACACGCTTTCCGCACAGTGATGAACCAGGGCGCCGACGATTACCTGGTGAAACCCTATACCAGCCACGACCTGGTGCAGACCATCGTGAACCGGCTAAAGAAAAAAGAGCTGTTATATGCACATCAGCCGGAAACGGAAAATGATTTTAAGTCGGTGATAACCCGTTTCCTGGAAGACCGTAATACCATCCGGGCCGCCGCGCATGAAGAGATATACCGGGAAGGCGGTACGCCGCGGTACCTGTATTACATCATGTCGGGAAAAGTGAAGACCGTCAAGACCCATGAAGACGGGAAAGACCTGGTGATCGGTTTGTACAATACAGGTGATTTTTTCGGTTACATCGCCTTGCTGGAAGAAGAGACCTACAAAGCCACCGCCGTAGTAATGGAAGATGCCGAGATAGCCCTGATACCTAAAGACGACGCCATCGCGTTGTTCGATCACAGCCCGTTGATCATACAGCGTTTCGTCCGTTTGCTGGCGCGCAACGTCACCGAAAAAGAGGAGCGCCTGCTGGGCATCGCCTACAACACCTTGCGCAAGAAAGTGGCCAGCGCCCTGATACACCTGCGCAACAAATACCAGGCAGACCGTTCCGCCAACTATACCATTGATATAGCACGTGATGAGCTGGCCGCGCTGGCCGGTACCGCCACCGAATCGCTGATACGCACCCTGAGTGAATTCCGTAGTGAAAAGCTGATTGCCATCAAAGGCAGCAGCATTACCTTGCAGCAGCCCGGCAGGCTGGAGGAAATCGCCTACCACTGA